Proteins from one Prevotella sp. E2-28 genomic window:
- the ilvD gene encoding dihydroxy-acid dehydratase, with amino-acid sequence MKHQLRSSVCTEGRRMAGARALWVATGMKREQFGKPIIAIVNSFTQFVPGHTHLHEIGQIVKQEIEAMGCYAAEFNTIAIDDGIAMGHDGMLYSLPSRDIIADSVEYMVNAHKADAMICISNCDKVTPGMLMAAMRLNIPAVFCSGGPMEAGKWRGENADLITAMIKGADPSVSDEEMAQIEGCACPGCGSCSGMFTANSMNSLTEAIGLSLPGNGTILATHTNRIELFKAAARQVVKNALAYYEDGDESVLPRNIATRDAFLNAMTLDIAMGGSTNTVLHLLAVAQEAGADFTMQDIDSLSRKTPCLCKLAPNTQKYSVQECNRAGGILGIINELNKVGLIRTNAPRVDGMTLGEALKKYDIKSNTGDTGSTSIYFSAPGNRFSTKMGSQSEKYESLDTDRVNGCIRDVEHAYTKDGGLAVLFGNIAQDGCVVKTAGVDEALWHFEGPAVVFDSQEDACEGILGGKVKKGDCVVITHEGPKGGPGMQEMLYPTSYIKSMHMGKECALITDGRFSGGTSGLSIGHISPEAASGGNIGKIKDGDIIEIDIPNRSINVRLSDEELAARPQQPLKRNRVVSKALRAYAQSVSSADKGGVRIID; translated from the coding sequence ATGAAACATCAACTGAGAAGCAGTGTCTGCACGGAAGGCAGACGAATGGCAGGTGCGCGCGCCCTTTGGGTAGCTACAGGTATGAAACGTGAGCAATTCGGCAAACCTATCATTGCCATCGTCAACTCTTTTACCCAGTTTGTACCTGGTCATACTCATCTGCATGAGATTGGCCAGATTGTTAAGCAGGAGATTGAGGCCATGGGGTGCTATGCTGCAGAATTTAATACGATAGCTATCGACGACGGTATTGCTATGGGACATGACGGGATGCTCTATTCGCTACCCTCACGCGATATCATTGCTGATTCTGTAGAATATATGGTCAACGCCCACAAGGCAGATGCGATGATTTGTATTTCAAACTGCGACAAGGTAACGCCTGGAATGTTGATGGCTGCTATGCGTCTGAATATCCCTGCTGTGTTTTGCTCTGGTGGTCCTATGGAGGCAGGCAAATGGCGTGGTGAGAATGCTGACCTGATTACTGCTATGATTAAGGGTGCCGACCCCTCTGTATCTGATGAGGAGATGGCTCAGATTGAAGGCTGTGCGTGTCCTGGATGTGGTTCGTGCTCAGGTATGTTTACGGCAAACTCTATGAATTCGCTTACAGAAGCTATCGGCCTTTCGCTGCCAGGTAACGGTACTATTCTGGCTACGCATACAAATCGTATAGAACTTTTCAAGGCAGCAGCCCGTCAGGTGGTGAAGAATGCCCTCGCTTATTATGAAGATGGCGATGAGAGTGTACTGCCTCGCAATATTGCAACCCGCGATGCCTTCTTGAATGCAATGACCCTTGATATCGCAATGGGTGGCTCTACGAATACTGTGCTCCATCTGTTGGCTGTGGCTCAGGAGGCTGGTGCCGACTTTACTATGCAGGATATTGACTCACTGAGCCGTAAGACGCCTTGCCTCTGTAAATTGGCACCTAATACCCAGAAATACTCTGTTCAGGAGTGCAACCGAGCAGGTGGTATCTTGGGTATTATCAACGAGCTCAATAAGGTTGGTCTTATCCGCACTAATGCGCCCCGTGTAGATGGTATGACGCTGGGTGAGGCCCTGAAGAAATATGATATAAAAAGTAATACTGGTGACACTGGTTCAACGAGTATCTACTTTTCTGCTCCAGGCAATCGCTTTTCAACGAAGATGGGGTCTCAGTCAGAGAAATACGAATCTCTCGATACTGATCGCGTAAATGGTTGTATCCGCGACGTAGAACATGCCTATACTAAGGACGGCGGATTAGCAGTGCTTTTCGGAAACATTGCACAGGACGGTTGTGTGGTGAAGACTGCCGGCGTTGACGAAGCCCTTTGGCATTTCGAAGGTCCTGCTGTAGTCTTTGATTCTCAGGAAGATGCCTGTGAGGGAATCCTGGGTGGTAAGGTGAAGAAAGGTGATTGTGTCGTCATCACCCACGAGGGGCCTAAGGGTGGTCCTGGTATGCAGGAGATGCTTTATCCCACGAGCTATATCAAGTCTATGCACATGGGTAAGGAGTGTGCCCTGATTACCGATGGACGTTTCTCTGGTGGTACCTCAGGTCTTAGTATCGGGCATATCTCGCCTGAGGCTGCATCAGGTGGTAATATCGGCAAGATCAAGGATGGTGATATCATTGAGATTGATATTCCCAACCGTTCTATTAACGTCCGACTTTCTGACGAGGAACTGGCAGCCCGTCCGCAGCAGCCGCTGAAGCGCAACCGCGTGGTCAGCAAAGCATTGCGTGCATACGCTCAGAGCGTGTCATCAGCTGATAAGGGTGGTGTCCGCATTATTGACTAA